A region from the Biomphalaria glabrata chromosome 14, xgBioGlab47.1, whole genome shotgun sequence genome encodes:
- the LOC129922755 gene encoding general transcription factor II-I repeat domain-containing protein 2B-like: MDLLDLQCDTVLKQKYVDVGVPDFLPVSSQREVSKLILRSCKNSCDAMFGSTYVCEQFFSRMKINKTALRSRLTDEHLRATLRLATTRDCMPNVDGLVSAKLSQMSGQKHE; the protein is encoded by the coding sequence ATGGATCTACTGGACctgcagtgtgacactgttctgaagcaaaaatacgTTGATGTTGGCGTTCCAGATtttctaccagtttcttcccagagagaagtttccaaacttattTTGCGCAGCTGCAAGAATTCTTGCGATGCGATGTTTGGGAGTACGTACGTTTGCGAACAGTTTTTCTCCAGAATgaagatcaacaaaacagcattacgaTCAAGACTGACTGATGAGCATCTGAGAGCAACCTTGCGGCTTGCCACTACACGCGACTGCATGCCTAAcgtcgatggtctggtctctgccaaacTCTCtcagatgagtggacagaaacatgagtga